One window of Priestia filamentosa genomic DNA carries:
- a CDS encoding GNAT family N-acetyltransferase encodes MFPYKINDHITLRLVTENDSEALFSLVTKERQHLRKWLPWVDSTTLSTYSELIPIWIKQYEEKAGLQAAILYDNVIIGMIGLHSIQWQNSQTSIGYWLSERYEGKGIMTKCVEALLHYTFHENGLERVEIRCGQGNVKSNRIPIKLGFTHEGTARHAEFLYDHYHDLEVYSLLHEEWKSLHIEKTPL; translated from the coding sequence ATGTTTCCTTATAAGATTAATGATCATATTACACTAAGACTTGTAACAGAAAACGATAGTGAAGCTCTTTTTTCACTTGTAACAAAGGAACGGCAACATTTAAGAAAATGGCTTCCATGGGTTGATTCAACAACTCTTAGTACGTATAGTGAACTAATCCCAATATGGATCAAACAATATGAAGAAAAAGCAGGCTTGCAAGCTGCTATTTTATATGACAACGTCATTATCGGCATGATTGGACTTCACTCTATTCAATGGCAAAACTCCCAAACAAGCATTGGGTACTGGCTTTCTGAGCGTTATGAAGGAAAAGGTATTATGACAAAATGTGTAGAAGCTCTCCTACATTATACTTTTCACGAAAATGGGTTAGAAAGAGTAGAAATTCGCTGTGGCCAAGGTAATGTAAAAAGTAATCGAATTCCGATTAAGCTAGGCTTTACCCATGAAGGAACTGCTCGTCATGCTGAGTTTTTATATGATCACTATCATGACTTAGAAGTATATAGCTTACTGCATGAAGAGTGGAAAAGCCTTCACATAGAAAAAACGCCTCTTTAA
- a CDS encoding amino acid ABC transporter ATP-binding protein, which produces MDEKRTMIKLENLNKSFGDLHVLKDINMVVKESDVVCLIGASGSGKSTLLRCLNFLEEKDSGHIWIEDEKIERSTHNINEIRQRVGMVFQHFNLFPHKTVLQNITEAPIHVRKINKVQAVQEARELLQKVGLADKENVYPNKLSGGQKQRVAIARALAMKPDIMLFDEPTSALDPELVGEVLATMKELAAEGMTMVVVTHEMGFAREVCDWVIYMHDGKIVEVGHPHEIFHEPKEERTKEFFNTVLR; this is translated from the coding sequence ATGGATGAGAAACGCACGATGATTAAGCTTGAAAATCTGAACAAGTCTTTTGGAGATCTGCACGTATTAAAAGACATTAATATGGTTGTAAAAGAAAGTGATGTCGTTTGCTTAATAGGTGCAAGCGGCTCTGGAAAAAGTACTCTGCTTCGTTGTTTAAACTTTTTAGAAGAAAAAGATAGCGGTCATATTTGGATTGAGGATGAAAAAATTGAACGCTCAACTCATAATATTAATGAAATTAGACAGAGAGTTGGGATGGTTTTTCAGCACTTTAATCTGTTTCCGCATAAAACTGTTTTACAAAACATTACAGAAGCGCCCATTCACGTTCGAAAGATAAATAAAGTGCAGGCAGTGCAAGAAGCAAGAGAGCTTTTACAGAAAGTGGGCTTAGCTGATAAGGAAAATGTGTATCCAAACAAACTGTCAGGTGGGCAAAAACAGCGGGTTGCTATCGCAAGGGCACTCGCCATGAAGCCTGACATTATGCTTTTTGATGAGCCTACTTCAGCACTTGATCCAGAGCTTGTTGGGGAGGTTCTAGCAACAATGAAAGAACTAGCCGCAGAAGGAATGACAATGGTCGTTGTCACGCATGAAATGGGCTTTGCACGTGAAGTTTGTGATTGGGTTATATATATGCATGATGGAAAGATTGTCGAAGTTGGTCATCCGCATGAAATATTTCATGAACCAAAAGAAGAAAGAACAAAAGAATTTTTCAATACAGTGCTTAGATAA
- a CDS encoding amino acid ABC transporter permease, with protein sequence MPTFSHFWTTLIDTRSIFFDAMVVTLQLTVVSILLGVVIGLVFALLKISGVKPLGWLSDIYVYLIRGTPLIVQIFILYFGMSNIFLIPDFWAASIALAVHNGAYIAEIFRGSIQSIEKGQAEAGRSLGMTAGLTMRRIILPQAFRRALPPLGNQFIIGLKDSSLAAFISMNELFNIATTYGSNNFDEMTYLLIVAIYYLILVLLLTVAVNLLERKLRTSD encoded by the coding sequence GTGCCAACATTTTCGCATTTTTGGACAACGCTAATTGATACAAGGTCAATTTTTTTTGATGCTATGGTTGTAACACTACAGCTAACAGTAGTTTCAATTCTACTTGGAGTTGTGATTGGTCTCGTCTTTGCTCTTTTGAAAATTTCAGGCGTTAAGCCGCTCGGATGGCTCTCTGATATTTATGTTTACTTAATTCGTGGGACTCCCCTTATTGTCCAAATCTTTATTTTATATTTCGGGATGAGCAATATTTTTCTTATTCCAGACTTTTGGGCTGCTTCTATCGCTCTTGCTGTTCATAACGGCGCTTATATCGCAGAAATCTTTCGCGGCTCCATTCAGTCTATTGAAAAAGGACAGGCAGAAGCAGGGCGCTCTCTCGGCATGACAGCAGGGCTTACAATGAGGCGTATTATCCTTCCTCAGGCGTTTAGACGAGCATTGCCGCCGCTTGGGAATCAATTTATTATCGGTTTAAAAGATTCATCACTAGCTGCTTTCATTTCAATGAATGAGCTCTTTAACATTGCGACAACATATGGATCAAACAACTTTGATGAAATGACATACCTTTTAATTGTGGCGATTTACTACTTGATTCTTGTTCTTCTTCTAACTGTTGCTGTTAACTTACTCGAAAGAAAACTACGAACAAGTGATTAA
- a CDS encoding transporter substrate-binding domain-containing protein produces the protein MKKLLLSFVTILAITILAACGASKTETKSGAKLVKEGTFTFVASGEFKPFSYMKDGEVTGFDVEVGEAVAKELGLEAQPEKMKFKSIIEGVKTGRFDAAVASHTVNEARSKHVAFSTPYYYSGPQIFTRADSDIETSADLKDKEVAVSKGSTYADEAKKYTNKVKTYDSDITALKALAEGRHDAVITDFVTGKEAIGEGFKIQAKELLGRSEQAIAVSKENEQLLEDINGALEKLREDGTLKKISEKYFKEDITVKPE, from the coding sequence ATGAAAAAGCTTTTATTATCATTTGTTACCATCCTTGCTATTACGATACTCGCTGCCTGTGGTGCGAGTAAAACTGAAACCAAAAGTGGAGCAAAACTTGTGAAAGAAGGGACTTTCACATTTGTAGCTTCAGGGGAATTTAAACCGTTTAGCTATATGAAAGACGGAGAAGTAACGGGTTTTGATGTTGAAGTTGGAGAAGCCGTTGCAAAAGAGTTAGGGCTTGAAGCTCAGCCAGAGAAGATGAAGTTTAAAAGTATTATTGAAGGCGTGAAAACAGGACGGTTTGATGCAGCTGTTGCAAGTCATACTGTCAATGAAGCACGAAGCAAACATGTTGCCTTTTCAACTCCATATTACTATTCAGGACCACAAATTTTCACACGTGCTGACAGTGACATTGAGACATCGGCAGATTTAAAAGATAAAGAAGTTGCTGTTTCAAAAGGTTCTACATATGCCGATGAAGCAAAAAAGTACACAAATAAAGTTAAAACATATGACAGTGATATTACAGCTTTAAAAGCTCTTGCAGAAGGTCGTCATGATGCTGTGATTACCGATTTTGTAACCGGAAAAGAAGCTATTGGAGAAGGATTTAAAATTCAAGCAAAAGAGCTTTTAGGAAGAAGTGAGCAAGCTATTGCCGTTTCGAAAGAAAATGAACAGCTTTTAGAAGATATTAATGGTGCGCTCGAAAAACTGCGTGAAGATGGAACATTGAAAAAGATTAGTGAGAAATATTTTAAGGAAGATATTACGGTAAAACCAGAATAA
- a CDS encoding GNAT family N-acetyltransferase has protein sequence MKLPKETTRLYFQPITTKHRSFLDVLFKRSMLPLVNQNHSIEQCMNHIRNQYITFKVGLWAVHQKTDHKAVGVAGLLLNKINHNTVIELGYAIHPDYQGDGYATEAARSCCSFGFYVHHFPKIYARTHPDNKRSISVLQNLDFQCRQEIRGAEPSLLFESTSIM, from the coding sequence ATGAAGCTACCTAAAGAAACAACGCGCCTTTATTTTCAGCCCATTACAACAAAGCATAGATCCTTTTTAGATGTTCTATTTAAAAGATCTATGCTTCCGCTTGTTAATCAAAATCACTCGATTGAACAATGTATGAACCATATTCGCAATCAATATATAACGTTTAAAGTCGGCCTTTGGGCTGTCCATCAAAAAACAGATCACAAAGCCGTTGGGGTAGCAGGACTTCTGTTAAATAAAATAAATCATAACACTGTAATTGAACTTGGTTATGCTATTCATCCGGACTATCAAGGAGATGGGTATGCAACAGAAGCCGCAAGATCATGCTGTTCTTTCGGTTTTTATGTCCATCACTTCCCAAAAATCTATGCTCGTACTCATCCTGACAATAAACGCTCTATCTCTGTTTTACAAAACCTAGACTTTCAGTGCAGACAAGAAATAAGAGGTGCTGAACCTTCTCTTCTTTTTGAAAGTACATCTATCATGTAG